GTGCGCATTCTATCGCGCGTAACCGCGTTCGAGCCAGCGACGCTCGCTTTCGTCCAGCGCAACGCCGCGCGCGGTTGTGAGCTTTTTCAGAGAGCGCCAGAAGCGGTCGCGGCCTTTTTCGCCGAGGCGATGCCGACCGGGCGCGGCCAGGCGGGCCCTGTCGAAGTCGATCACGGCGACCTCGTCGTCGGCGTCGATCAGCAGATTGTGGCCGTTCAGATCCGGATGGTAGACGCCGGCGTCGTGGAGCGCGCGGATCGAGCTGCCGGCGGCGCCAAGAAGACTCCGCCGCCCGGCTTCGTCCGCGCCCGAGAACAGGTCGATGTAGGCGCGGGCGCCCTCGATCGCCGACGTGACGATCCAGCCGCGATAGAACGGCCCGCTCTCCTCGACCGCTACCGCGTGCACGATCGGCACGCGGCATCCCGCGGCGCGCGCGGTTTCGGTCGCGAGCAGCTCGCGAATCGGGCGCGGAGGTCTCAGCAGATAGAGGTCACGCACGAAGTGGCGGACCAATCCGCCGCGCAGGTAGCGTCGCACGAACACGACCTTGCCTCCGCGCAGGACGATGCGCCGCGCACCGCCGCGCCCGGAGGCGACTTCCTCTCCTGCTGCGGCGCCGGTGCGAACGGCGTCCAGCAATGCTTCCATTTCGCGCAGCTCGAGGCGCGCTGCGATCACGCGCCAGTTGCCACGGTCGCGATCGACGTAGCCTTCAGGCAGAGCGCTGAACAATCGACGCCGTCAGATGCGCTGGGCCTGGTCGATCAGCATCACGGGGATTTCATCGACGATCGGATAGCGAAGCTTGCACTGCGGGCAGTCGAGCGCGATGGGCGGGGCGTCGCCGGCGGGCGCAGCGGCGGCCGCATCCGCTCCGAACGCGGCCTTGGCCGCATCCTGCAGGCGGACGGCCGTGACGGGCCCCTTGCACGCAGGACAGACCAGCACTTCGAGCAACTTGGCGTGTACGGTCATGGCGCTACTCCGGTGGTGCTTGTTTTCGACCGCTTCGCAGTCGTTGCTTCGACCGCTTCACGACCGTTGTTCTCGACCGCTTCCCGGTC
The genomic region above belongs to Candidatus Limnocylindrales bacterium and contains:
- a CDS encoding lipopolysaccharide kinase InaA family protein is translated as MIAARLELREMEALLDAVRTGAAAGEEVASGRGGARRIVLRGGKVVFVRRYLRGGLVRHFVRDLYLLRPPRPIRELLATETARAAGCRVPIVHAVAVEESGPFYRGWIVTSAIEGARAYIDLFSGADEAGRRSLLGAAGSSIRALHDAGVYHPDLNGHNLLIDADDEVAVIDFDRARLAAPGRHRLGEKGRDRFWRSLKKLTTARGVALDESERRWLERGYAR
- a CDS encoding Trm112 family protein, whose protein sequence is MTVHAKLLEVLVCPACKGPVTAVRLQDAAKAAFGADAAAAAPAGDAPPIALDCPQCKLRYPIVDEIPVMLIDQAQRI